The following proteins are co-located in the Primulina tabacum isolate GXHZ01 chromosome 11, ASM2559414v2, whole genome shotgun sequence genome:
- the LOC142518924 gene encoding cationic amino acid transporter 8, vacuolar-like, giving the protein MGHKNYKFSSEVSDLTTPIAPPTMDPPAGKSYWRFSKKDFFPEPTFQDFSTYLSALSKTPHRLKDRLFGLSSDVNELVQCKKQSENEMKQCLTWWDLIWLGFGSVVGSGIFSITGQETHDHAGPAIILSYAISGLSALLSVFCYTEFSVEVPIAGGSFSFLRIELGDFVAFIAAGNILLEGLVGAAGLGRSWSSYFASIIKSNPDFLRIRVDSFTEGFNLLDPLAVVVLAIANGFAMTGTKRTSVLNWISSIFGAVVIVFIIIVGFVHGKSENLVPFSPYGAEGVFTAAAVVYWSYTGFDMVANMAEEVKRPSRDIPVGLVGSMSLITVVYCLMALALTMMVKYTQVDVNAAYSVAFDGIGMKWAKYLVSIVALKGMTTSMLIGSMGQARYTTQIARAHMIPPWFALVHPKTGTPIYATLLITTGSCILAFFSSLDILSSVLSLSTLFIFMLMAVALLFRRYNVKDVTPKSDVIKFFTSLFIIFGSSLGITVLWNSKNREWIGYALTGGLWFVGTLGLAFTTKHRNPKVWGVPLVPWLPSLSIAMNLFLIGSLGSVALWRFLICSFIMLVYYLLAGVHATYDMAHMDEQKLKLEEGKEDLDQASQLVTRQGL; this is encoded by the coding sequence ATGGGACATAAGAATTACAAATTTTCGTCCGAAGTCTCAGATCTCACCACTCCAATAGCACCGCCGACAATGGACCCTCCCGCCGGGAAATCGTACTGGCGTTTCAGCAAGAAAGATTTTTTCCCGGAACCCACCTTCCAAGACTTCTCAACCTACCTCTCCGCCCTCTCCAAGACCCCCCACCGTCTCAAAGATCGCTTATTCGGGCTATCCTCCGACGTGAATGAGCTCGTTCAGTGCAAGAAACAATCGGAGAATGAGATGAAGCAATGCCTCACGTGGTGGGATCTTATCTGGCTCGGATTTGGTTCCGTCGTCGGTTCGGGAATTTTCAGCATCACGGGTCAAGAAACCCACGATCACGCTGGTCCTGCAATTATTCTGTCGTATGCTATTTCGGGTTTATCCGCTTTATTATCTGTGTTTTGTTATACTGAATTTTCTGTTGAGGTCCCGATTGCTGGGGggtctttttcttttcttcgtATAGAATTGGGGGATTTTGTTGCCTTCATCGCTGCTGGAAATATTTTGCTGGAAGGGCTGGTTGGGGCTGCAGGTTTGGGGCGTTCTTGGTCATCTTATTTTGCTAGCATTATTAAAAGTAATCCTGATTTTTTGAGGATAAGAGTTGATTCTTTTACTGAGGGGTTCAATCTGTTGGATCCTTTGGCTGTAGTGGTTTTGGCCATTGCTAATGGTTTTGCAATGACGGGCACGAAGAGAACTTCGGTGCTGAATTGGATTAGTTCCATTTTCGGGGCCGTAGTGATTGTGTTCATTATAATTGTTGGTTTTGTGCATGGAAAGAGTGAGAATTTGGTTCCGTTTTCTCCATATGGGGCGGAAGGGGTGTTCACTGCCGCCGCGGTAGTATATTGGTCTTATACGGGTTTTGATATGGTTGCTAACATGGCTGAGGAAGTTAAGAGGCCTTCAAGGGACATACCAGTGGGGCTGGTTGGGTCGATGTCTTTGATCACTGTCGTGTACTGCTTGATGGCATTGGCTCTCACCATGATGGTGAAATATACTCAAGTGGATGTCAATGCTGCGTATTCTGTTGCATTCGATGGAATTGGGATGAAATGGGCTAAGTATTTAGTTAGCATTGTGGCACTTAAGGGAATGACGACCAGTATGCTAATTGGATCAATGGGACAGGCTCGTTACACCACTCAGATAGCAAGGGCGCATATGATTCCCCCTTGGTTTGCTCTTGTTCATCCCAAGACAGGAACTCCTATTTACGCTACCCTGTTGATAACCACAGGTAGCTGCATTCTTGCCTTCTTCTCGAGTTTGGACATTTTATCAAGTGTACTATCACTCAGCACTCTCTTCATTTTCATGCTGATGGCCGTTGCTTTGCTCTTCAGAAGATACAATGTTAAGGATGTCACCCCCAAAAGTGatgtcatcaaatttttcacATCACTATTCATTATTTTTGGCTCTTCTCTTGGGATAACGGTCCTTTGGAATTCCAAGAATAGGGAATGGATAGGGTATGCTTTGACCGGAGGGCTGTGGTTTGTAGGAACTTTAGGGCTGGCATTTACGACAAAGCACAGGAATCCGAAAGTATGGGGGGTTCCCCTGGTTCCGTGGCTGCCATCTCTATCGATCGCTATGAATTTGTTTCTTATCGGATCTCTTGGTTCGGTAGCCTTGTGGCGGTTCCTCATATGTAGTTTCATCATGCTAGTGTATTATTTGTTGGCCGGAGTTCATGCGACTTACGACATGGCTCATATGGATGAACAAAAACTGAAACTTGAAGAGGGAAAAGAAGATTTGGACCAAGCGAGTCAGCTGGTAACGAGGCAGGGCTTGTAA
- the LOC142519498 gene encoding uncharacterized protein LOC142519498: MSNSSNEGSDNSAVVFGVIGGVCALAILLCWIPACLRRTNAPNSSQTSQAAPAAVNGGSAQKDRDSIIDVTEPAVAVIDIAAEAAGAGCGGGCCCAGGGCGDGDGGGCGGCGGGD, translated from the exons ATGAGTAACTCCAG CAATGAAGGATCTGATAACTCTGCCGTTGTCTTCGGGGTCATTGGTGGTGTCTGTGCGTTAGCAATATTACTTTGCTGGATTCCGGCATGTCTCCGCCGCACCAACGCACCAAATAGTTCCCAAACTTCTCAGGCGGCTCCAGCCGCTGTAAATGGAGGATCTGCGCAGAAGGATCGAGATTCGATCATTGATGTGACGGAACCTGCTGTAGCTGTAATAGATATCGCGGCTGAAGCTGCAGGTGCGGGTTGTGGTGGTGGTTGTTGCTGTGCTGGCGGTGGTTGCGGTGATGGTGATGGTGGTGGTTGCGGTGGTTGTGGTGGTGGAGATTAA
- the LOC142518403 gene encoding 2-oxoglutarate-dependent dioxygenase DAO-like: MAVKKSVPVIDMQDFSTLPQKIVSACEDWGCFRLINHGVPFSLMSDMKDVVRSLHDLPMEIKMRNYNHQEPSKGYTPPNMASAFFESLSLYDDGSAVAVENFCTQLDVSPQQREIIVKYTSAVQGLAELLGSKLMEGLGLNGEKFKEGICQFKMNKYNYGPETVGLQGAVMHSDAGFFTILQDDEDVDGLEAVDKTTGELISVDHVPGTLVFNVGDAGKVWSNGRFHNVKHQVQCYEASVRITIALFVLPAEDETVQVLPGLADSDHPALYVPFNFNHYRRLRISTNSPTGEALEFFRSRPELLN, translated from the exons atgGCCGTAAAAAAGTCAGTTCCAGTGATTGATATGCAAGATTTCTCAACTCTGCCCCAGAAAATAGTGAGTGCCTGCGAAGATTGGGGTTGTTTCAGGCTTATCAATCACGGGGTTCCTTTTTCCCTCATGTCTGATATGAAGGATGTAGTACGTTCTCTTCATGATCTTCCGATGGAAATCAAGATGAGAAATTATAACCATCAGGAGCCTTCCAAAGGGTACACCCCACCTAACATGGCCAGTGCCTTTTTCGAAAGCCTGAGTTTATACGACGATGGCTCGGCCGTTGCTGTCGAAAATTTCTGCACTCAGTTGGATGTATCTCCTCAGCAAAg GGAGATCATCGTAAAATACACTTCTGCTGTTCAAGGTCTGGCGGAGCTCCTAGGGAGCAAATTAATGGAAGGTCTGGGATTGAATGGGGAGAAATTCAAGGAAGGAATATGCCAGTTCAAAATGAACAAATATAATTATGGACCGGAAACTGTGGGATTACAGGGTGCTGTAATGCATTCAGACGCTGGATTTTTCACCATACTGCAAGATGATGAAGATGTCGATGGTTTGGAGGCTGTGGACAAAACTACTGGAGAGTTAATCTCCGTTGATCATGTACCCGGAACACTTGTTTTTAACGTCGGAGATGCGGGCAAG GTGTGGAGTAATGGAAGGTTTCACAACGTGAAGCATCAAGTGCAATGCTACGAGGCTTCTGTACGTATAACAATTGCCCTTTTCGTGTTGCCCGCCGAGGACGAGACGGTTCAAGTGTTGCCGGGGTTGGCGGATTCCGATCACCCTGCCCTCTACGTGCCGTTCAATTTCAATCATTACAGAAGGCTACGAATCTCTACCAATTCACCCACCGGTGAAGCTCTTGAATTTTTCCGATCTCGCCCGGAATTGTTGAACTAA
- the LOC142519449 gene encoding LOW QUALITY PROTEIN: 2-oxoglutarate-dependent dioxygenase DAO-like (The sequence of the model RefSeq protein was modified relative to this genomic sequence to represent the inferred CDS: deleted 1 base in 1 codon; substituted 1 base at 1 genomic stop codon) — MAVTRSVPVIDMQNFSTLPQKMVNACEEWGCFRLKNHGIPLSLMYDMKDVARSLHDLPKEIKMRNYNHHEPSKGYTPTNIASAVFESLSLYDMDSAASVDHFCTQLDASPHQREIIVKYTSALHDLAQLLGSKLMEGLGLNGEKFKEGVCQFKMNKYNYGPDTVGSKGAVMHSDVGFFTIXLHDDENVNGLEAVDKTTGELISVDHVPGTLVINVGDVGKVWSNGRFHNVKHQVQCYEGTVRLTNVLFMLPAEDEKVQVLPGLVDSDHPALYAPFNFLQYRNLRTSMNAPTGEALQFFRSHPDLLN; from the exons ATGGCCGTAACCAGGTCAGTTCCAGTGATTGATATGCAAAATTTCTCAACTCTGCCGCAGAAAATGGTGAATGCCTGCGAAGAATGGGGTTGCTTCAGGCTTAAGAATCACGGGATTCCTTTGTCCCTGATGTATGATATGAAGGATGTAGCACGTTCACTTCACGATCTTCCAAAGGAAATCAAGATGCGAAATTATAATCATCATGAGCCTTCCAAAGGTTATACCCCAACAAACATAGCCAGTGCCGTTTTCGAAAGCCTGAGTTTATACGATATGGATTCGGCCGCTTCTGTTGATCATTTCTGCACTCAGTTGGATGCATCTCCTCATCAAAG AGAGATCATCGTAAAATACACTTCTGCTCTTCATGATCTGGCGCAGCTCCTAGGGAGCAAATTAATGGAAGGTCTGGGATTGAATGGCGAGAAATTCAAGGAAGGAGTATGCCAGTTCAAAATGAACAAATATAATTACGGACCGGACACTGTGGGTTCGAAAGGTGCTGTAATGCATTCAGACGTTGGATTTTTTACCATA TAGctacatgatgatgaaaatgtcaaTGGTTTGGAGGCTGTGGACAAAACCACCGGAGAATTAATCTCCGTTGATCATGTACCTGGAACTCTTGTTATTAATGTTGGAGATGTGGGCAAG GTGTGGAGCAATGGAAGGTTCCACAACGTGAAACATCAAGTACAATGCTACGAGGGTACAGTACGTCTAACAAATGTCCTTTTCATGTTGCCTGCTGAAGATGAGAAGGTTCAAGTGTTGCCGGGGTTGGTGGATTCCGATCATCCTGCCCTCTACGCCCCTTTCAATTTTCTTCAATATAGAAACCTACGAACTTCTATGAACGCACCCACCGGTGAAGCCCTTCAATTTTTCCGATCTCACCCAGACTTGTTGAACTAA